From the genome of Xanthocytophaga agilis:
GTATTTCCATGGAAAACAATCATCAAACCTCCCGCCGTGATTTTCTAAAGAAGACCGCTCTGGGAACAGCCGGATTAGCCATGAGTATGAGTGCATCCAGTTATGCACGTATCATTGGCTCAAATGATAGAGTACGGGTAGGCATTGTTGGCTTTTCGGATCGATTCCGTCAGTCACTGTTGCCTGCATTTATGAATCATGCCAAAGAACTTAATTTTGAACTTGTTGGGGTCTCCGATCTTTGGAACCGTCGTCGGGATGAATGTGAAGCTCATCTGAAGGACAAACCCAATGTAAACAAGAAGTTTTTCAAAGTTCGCAACAATGATGAATTGTATGCGCGCAAAGATGTAGATGCTGTTATTATCAGTACTGCCGACTTTCAGCATGCATTGCATTGTGTAGAAG
Proteins encoded in this window:
- a CDS encoding Gfo/Idh/MocA family protein gives rise to the protein MENNHQTSRRDFLKKTALGTAGLAMSMSASSYARIIGSNDRVRVGIVGFSDRFRQSLLPAFMNHAKELNFELVGVSDLWNRRRDECEAHLKDKPNVNKKFFKVRNNDELYARKDVDAVIISTADFQHALHCVEAVRSGRDAYVEKPFAESLDDAKAALKAVEETGKIVQIGSQRRSA